The Synechococcus sp. HK05 DNA segment TCAATACCATCAGCCACCACCACATGATGCTGGGGCGAGAGCACTTGCGTGGCAAAACCCTCGAAATCGCGAAACGGAAGGCCGCGAACGGGATGAGATTGAGGGCTCAAGCACGAGCCGGGCGTGCTGGCATCACGCCGCACGGCAGCCAAGTGGTCAAACAACTGGTTGTAGTGCTCGACAACCACAGGCCAAGAAAACGCACTCCGAGCTCGTTCTCGGGCTGAAGCGCCCATGGAACGGCGCAAATCGGCGGACGCCAAAAGCCTGGTGAGGGCAGCTGCTGCCTGGGGTACATCAACTGCGGTGTGTTGAGCCGTGGCACCAACATAAGTTTGGTACGTCTCCATACCCAACGCATGCAGGTTGGCCAACAAGGCATCCAGGCCTGGAGCAGCACCACCCAGGGTGGGCACCAGGAAGCCATCCTTTTCATGGCGAATGGTGTAGGCATAGCCATCCCACTCACTAGCCACGATGGGCAAACCAGCGGCCATCGCTTCCACCGGGGTGAGGCCGAAGGTTTCCTGAATGTTGTCGACCAAGGAGAAAAACACATCCGCCGCTGACCAACACGCCTGCACCACGGCCGGGTCGTTTCCGTTGAGCAGATGGAGCTGCACCGCAGGGGCGTAGGCCGCAGCGGCCTGTTCATACAGGCGCTGATCCTGTTCTCCACCAGGGAACCAACCGGCCATCACAAAATGAACCAGTTGTTCCACCGCCTGGGCAGCCTGGTTCAAAGCCAGAAACATCGGCTGCGGAAAGGCCTTCTCGTAAAACGACAGACGCCCCACCCACAGCACCACCAGGGCATCCTCAGAAATGCCATGGCTGGCGCGGAACGCCTGCCCCAAGGCCCGATTCGAAGCGCTCGCGTGGATGCCGTCCACATCCACGGCCAGAGGGATCAGGGGTAGCTGAGGCCGGCAAAACCGAGAAGCACCCAAGCGATCCGCCAGATAGTGCTCGTATTGGTCGAAGAGCTGGTGCATCGCCCGCTGCACTGCGGGTGATGTGCAAATCAAGGCATCCCATGGCTCAATCGGCGCCAGAGCGGCCGAACCGATCAACTCACGCACAGCTGGTGGAGCGAGCGTGTGGATCAGCCCCACAAGGCTGTAGTCACGCTGCAGCGCGGCCTGACACCGCAACCAGGCCAGCTCGGCGAGATAGGGCTGACCGCGCAGCAACACACCTGCCTGGGCTGGCCATTGCGTGTCGTGCAGAGGTGCGGAGTCCAGAGCTGGATGGTTGTCGACATCTGGGAACCAGGCCTGCGACAAGGCATCAGGCGTTAATCCAACCTGGTTGAGGATCGAAAGCCGCTCATATCCGCCAAAGCTCGCCAGAGCCCTGAACAAACCGGCATTGGCCACATCCTTGCCAAAGGGGTTATCCGGCTGGCGCAGGTGGCCAGGAGGATGGAACAACGCCAGTCGGGAGGTGGGCAAAGGGAACAACGCTCACGTTTGAGGGGTCATTGTCTCAACCGGTGCAGACGGAGATCGCCAATGGCTCAGATCCCACCCCAACATCTGCTCCAGCTGGGTGATCTCGGCATGGAACAGCTGCTGAAGCTGATCGCGTAGCCGCGCCTCCATAGCCTTGCCGTAGCGGCCGCTGTTGGCGCGTAGGGGCTGGGCCGGGGGAAGAGGCTCAACGCCTAAAAAGCGATGCACCGCGCCGAGGATGGTGGCCGGATCGGCCAAAAGCTGCTCCTGGCAGACGATCAGGGTTTGCTGCTTGGGAAAAAAGCTCCAGAGCCGCCGCAGCTGTTCGCTGTAAAAACCACGGCTGGCGTAGGAGAACACCCGGTGCTGCTCGGGCAGGGCAGCGCGGCAACGCTCGGGCTCAGATGCCAAGGCCTCGGCAAACGACAAGCTGTCCCAATGCCGGGCTGTTTCCATCGCCCAGTGGGAATAGGCCCGCTCCACGGGGTTGCGCAGGCAAAGGATCAACCGCATCGCAGGGTTGTAGGTCCAGATGCGCGCCATCGCCGGCCACCAATAGCTATAAATCGGCGTGGCCTCTCCGCAGAGGCTGCCGGCTGGTGCCTCACGGAAATGCGCGTGATAGAGGGGCAGGAGCTGCTGAGGCTGCTGCCAATTAAGCGTTTCGTTATCGAAGAAGTGGAGCTCCTTGGCCGCTGGGATGAACAAGCCGGGATGCTGGCGCAGATAATCCGCCAGGGCTGTGGTGCCACCCTTCTGAACTCCGGCAATCAGGAACCCAACGCGAGGTTCTCCAGATCGTGCAGGCATGAACTGAGTGGCATTCTGCGGTTTCATCGCTGCATCGATGTGGGCCAGATGGCCTGATCATGGGCCCTAGGCAAGTTGAGCCAGGGGTGACGCGACTGGAGAAAGCGGCTAGCTCGATAGAGCCCCTTAACCGTGATGCGTTGCGTCATCGAGCGAATGTGGCTGGTGTAGGTAGCGAGGACCTCAGGGCAAAGAACACCGTGCCACCCAGCCTCAACGAGCAAGCACCAGAAATCGAAATCTTCCCAACCTTCCACGCTATGCACATAGCCACCAACAGCGCGCCAAGCATCACGACGCACTAGGGCCATGGCATCAATGTAATTGCCACGGCGAAACAGCTCTTTTTGCCAAGGCAGATAGCTCACCAGTGAGCGTTGGTCATCCGATCCCTGCTCAGCCACAACACGAATCAAGGAGTGAACAACACCACACTGCTCATGGGCATTGGTCGCCAAGGCGCCGCAGTGGGCCAGCGCGAGCGGCTCGAGTGTGTTGTCAGCATCCAACACAAAACACCAGGAGCTCGTGGCAGCTGAAAACGAGGTGTTCCGCGCTGCCGCAAGGCCTCCATGGTCGAGATGCTGCAGCAACAGGCAGCGCGCAAATGAATGCTGGTGACGTTGCATCCAATCGAGCGCCACATCAACCCCATCATCAGTAGATGCGTCATCCACAACGATGAGCTCGATCGAGGCACATGCTTGTTGAGCTAAAACACTTTCGAGCGCATTACAGATGCGTGAACCATAATTATGGAGACTGAT contains these protein-coding regions:
- a CDS encoding sulfotransferase domain-containing protein, whose amino-acid sequence is MPARSGEPRVGFLIAGVQKGGTTALADYLRQHPGLFIPAAKELHFFDNETLNWQQPQQLLPLYHAHFREAPAGSLCGEATPIYSYWWPAMARIWTYNPAMRLILCLRNPVERAYSHWAMETARHWDSLSFAEALASEPERCRAALPEQHRVFSYASRGFYSEQLRRLWSFFPKQQTLIVCQEQLLADPATILGAVHRFLGVEPLPPAQPLRANSGRYGKAMEARLRDQLQQLFHAEITQLEQMLGWDLSHWRSPSAPVETMTPQT
- a CDS encoding glycosyltransferase family 4 protein, coding for MPTSRLALFHPPGHLRQPDNPFGKDVANAGLFRALASFGGYERLSILNQVGLTPDALSQAWFPDVDNHPALDSAPLHDTQWPAQAGVLLRGQPYLAELAWLRCQAALQRDYSLVGLIHTLAPPAVRELIGSAALAPIEPWDALICTSPAVQRAMHQLFDQYEHYLADRLGASRFCRPQLPLIPLAVDVDGIHASASNRALGQAFRASHGISEDALVVLWVGRLSFYEKAFPQPMFLALNQAAQAVEQLVHFVMAGWFPGGEQDQRLYEQAAAAYAPAVQLHLLNGNDPAVVQACWSAADVFFSLVDNIQETFGLTPVEAMAAGLPIVASEWDGYAYTIRHEKDGFLVPTLGGAAPGLDALLANLHALGMETYQTYVGATAQHTAVDVPQAAAALTRLLASADLRRSMGASARERARSAFSWPVVVEHYNQLFDHLAAVRRDASTPGSCLSPQSHPVRGLPFRDFEGFATQVLSPQHHVVVADGIDLQQAAERLSTVVLDRQFPGLRAQPREVERLVSELVRQPRQSVAELQAHFPSERSEHIALTLVWLAKLGIVACGPPPPASH